Below is a genomic region from Rhodococcus sp. WMMA185.
ATTCGACGACGAGCAGTTGTTCTACCTGCGTGCCAGAGGAATCCCCGAGGACGCGGCGAGGCGACTCGTCGTGCGCGGCTTCTTCCACGAGATCATCAACAAGATCGCTGTCGCCGAGGTTCGCGAACGCCTCGAAGCCGCTGTCGAGGCCGAACTTGCCGCAGTCGGCGCCTGACTCGCGGCGCGCCACCACCACCCCCAATTCTTCGAAGGATCACAATGTCTGCCCCTGACGCTTCCACTCCTGAAACCTCGGTCCTTGAAATAAGGGATCTGCATGTCGATGTCGCGAACACCGACGAGAATGCCGATGCGATCAAAATCCTCAAGGGCGTGAACCTGACGGTTCGCTCCGGTGAGACTCATGCGATCATGGGCCCCAACGGGTCCGGCAAGTCAACCTTGTCCTACGCCATTGCGGGTCACCCCAAGTACCGGATCACATCGGGTTCGATCACTCTCAACGGCGAGGACGTCCTCGAGATGAGCGTCGACGAGCGTGCCCGGGCGGGTCTCTTCCTCGCGATGCAGTACCCGGTCGAGGTTCCCGGCGTCTCGATGTCCAACTTCCTCCGTACCGCAGCGACCGCTGTCCGGGGCGAAGCCCCCAAGCTTCGCCACTGGGTGAAGGAAGTCAAGGAGGCGCTGACCGAACTGGACATCGACCCGTCGTTCGGTGACCGCAGCGTGAACGAAGGATTCTCCGGCGGTGAGAAGAAGCGCCACGAAATCCTGCAACTGGGCCTGCTCAAGCCGAAGATCGCGATCCTGGACGAGACCGATTCGGGCCTGGACGTCGACGCTCTTCGCGTCGTCTCCGAGGGAGTCAACCGTTACAAGGAACGCCAGCACGGCGGAGTTCTGCTGATCACCCACTACACCCGAATTCTGCGGTACATCGCTCCGGACCACGTCCACGTGTTCGTCGACGGTCGCATCATCGAGTCCGGCGGCCCGGAGCTGGCCGACGAGCTCGAGACGAACGGCTACGAGCGCTTCACCCAGGCTGCAGCAACGCAAGGGGTATAGACACAGATGACCACCTCGGCGCGCGTACTCGACGTCACCCGGATCAGGGCGGACTTTCCGATCCTGGCGCGTACGGTCCGCGACGGAAAACCGCTGGTGTACCTCGATTCGGGCGCGACATCGCAGCGCCCGAATCAGGTGCTCGACGCCGAGAGGGAGTTTCTGACCACCTGCAACGCGGCGGTACACCGAGGTGCTCATCAGCTGGCGGAAGAGGCGACCGAAGCGTACGAGAACGCGCGTGCGGCGATCGCGTCATTCGTCGGGGCCGACAGCGATGAACTCGTCTTCACGAAGAACGCGACCGAAGCGCTCAATCTCGTCACGCACGTCTTCGCCGACGACCGTTTCGACAAGCATCTCGGTCCCGGTGACGAGATCGTCATCACCGAACTCGAGCATCATGCGAATCTGGTCCCGTGGCAAGAGCTCGCGCGTAGCACCGGCGCGACACTTCGCTGGTACGGCGTCACCGATGACGGGCGGATCGATCTCGATTCGCTGGAACTCACCGACGCTACCAAGGTCGTCGCGTTCAGCCACCAGTCCAATGTGACCGGCGCGGTCGCCCCCGTCGAAGAACTGGTCCGGCGTGCCCACGCCGTCGGGGCTCTCGTCGTGCTCGACGCGTGCCAGTCGGTGCCGCATATGCCCGTCGACTTCCACGGTCTCGACGTCGATTTCGCGGCGTTCTCCGGCCACAAGATGCTGGGTCCGTCGGGTGTCGGCGTGCTGTACGGCCGCCGCGAACTCCTCGATGCAATGCCGCCGTTCATCACTGGCGGTTCGATGATCGAGACCGTAACCATGGAAGGCACCACCTACGCACCGCCACCGCAGCGGTTCGAGGCGGGAGTTCCCATGACCTCACAGGTGATCGGACTTGCTGCTGCGGTGCGCTATCTCGAAGAGGTGGGGATGGACGCCGTTGCTGCGCACGAGCACACGCTCGTCGAGGCTGCACTGGCGGCTCTGGGCGCCATCGACGGTGTGCGCATCATCGGTCCGACGACCGCCGTCGACCGCGGTGGGGCCGTGTCGTTCGTGGTGGATGGGATCCATGCCCACGATCTCGGCCAAATCCTCGACGATGAGGGCGTTGCCATCCGCGTCGGTCATCACTGTGCGTGGCCGCTGCATCGTCGGTTCGGTGTGGCAGCCACGGCCAGGGCGTCTTTCGCGCTCTACAACACGGTCGACGAGGTCGAGGCGCTCGCTGCTGCGGTGCGACGGGCACAGAAGTTCTTCGGGGTCGTGCCCTCATGAGGATGGAGCAGATGTACCAGGAAGTGATCCTGGACCACTACAAGCATCCCCACGGTCGCGGTCTGCGTGAACCGTATGGCGCCGAAGTACATCACGTGAACCCCACCTGCGGCGACGAGGTGACTCTGCGGGTGCACTTGGCTGACGACGGCACGGTGGCGGACGTGTCCTACGACGGTCAGGGGTGCTCGATCAGCCAGGCATCCACGTCGGTTCTCACCGATCAGGTTGTGGGAGTGCCGGTCGAGCAGGCGCTGCAGACGGTTGCCGCATTCAGTGAGATGGTCAGCAGTCGCGGTACCGTCGAGGGAGACGAGGATGTCCTGGGGGACGGCATCGCTTTCATCGGAGTCTCGAAGTACCCGGCCCGCGTCAAATGCGCGCTGCTGGGGTGGATGGCATTCAAGGACGCGGTTGTTCAAATAGTGGACGGCAGAGACGACAGAGACGACACAGACGTGGAAGAGCAAGATTCGGCCGCTCGGACAGATGACGGCCGACCGGTTCGAATCGGAGGACAGAAATCATGAGCGAGACGCAGTCGCCAGAGGCGGAGGTCCCAGAGGCGGCGGTCGCTGCTGCACAGGAGCAGGCGACGACCGATCAGGCTGAGACCACCGCAGTGCCGGGTGCGATTCTCGACCAGGAACGCCTCGAAGAACTCGAGGAGGCGATGCGCGACGTCGTCGATCCGGAACTCGGCATCAACGTGGTCGACCTCGGTCTCGTGTACGGGATCACCGAGCACGAGGACGTTGTCACACTTGACATGACCCTTACGTCGGCGGCGTGCCCGTTGACCGATGTCATCGAGGATCAGGCCCATGGTGCATTGGTGCGCAGTGGTCTGTGCACCGAGATGAAGATCAACTGGGTATGGCTTCCGCCGTGGGGTCCGGACAAGATCACCGACGACGGCCGCGAGCAGTTGCGCGCCCTCGGCTTCACGGTCTGATCAGACCAGACCAACCTGCGCTACCCGGTCCCGGTGAGATCAGTGACTCGCCGGGGCCGTTGTCGCCCACTGTTTTTCGTCACGGGGGGTCAGGCGCGTTTGCGTTCGGAGCCGGCCGACTTGGATGTCCTCTTCTTCGCAGCGGTGTCTGCTGCCTTCTTCTTCGCAGGTGCGGCCTTCTTTCCGGCGGCGGCCACACTTCGCTGAAGTGCCGCCACCAGATCGACGACTTCGGCGTCCTCACCGGCCGTGCCCACATGGGAGACCGGGATGACTTTCTTTCCACCGGAACTGATCATCTCGTCGAGTAGGGCCCGCAATTGTGTCTGATATTCGTCGGTGAACTCCGTGGGGGCGAAATCCTCGGCCATGCTGTCGACGAGTGTCTCGGCCATCGCCAGTTCCTTCGCCTTTGGTTGCTCGACGTTTTCAAGTGAAGGGAATTCGGCCGCGCGTACCTCGTCCGGCCACAACAGGGTCTGAATGACCAACACGCCGTCACGAGAACGCATGGCCGCCAATCGAGTGCGCTGACGCAGCGTGAAGTGGACAAGGGCCGTGCGGTCACTTTTCGCGAGTGCCGTCGCAAGTAGTGCATACGCCCTCGGCGAACTGGAGTCCGGTTCGAGAAAGTAGCTCTTCTCGAACAGAATGGGATCGATCTGTTCCGTCGGAACAAATTGCAGAACCGGTATCTCGTGTTTCTCGGCGGCGGGTAATTTCCCGAAGTCGTCGTCGGTCAAAACGACGCGGACGCCGTCGTCAGAATCGTAGGCCTTGTCGATGTCCGCGTACTGCACGATATTGCCGCATTCTGTGCAGACGCGGTTGTACTTGATACGGCCGCCGTCCTTGGCGTGGACCTGGTGGAACTTGATATCGTGATCTTCGGTTGCCGAATAGACCTTGACCGGCACATTCACGAGACCGAACGCTATCGAGCCCTTCCAAATAGACCGCATGCATTCCATGATCGTCTGTTTTGGTCCATTCTCGCGTCAGTTCATCGAATTTCTCGGGCGAAGGGCCGAACTCAGAATTACGCCCCTAATTTCATTCGAAGAAGCTGAGAACATCCGGCGCATCGCAGCCGCCGTTCCGCGCGGATTCGCACGGTCGGACAAGTACGCCGCTTGTAGTCGTATCGGTAGGTCGAAGAAGTGCTCGAAGAACTCGGGGACCTGTTCGGCGTCCAGATTCAACAGCACGCGAAGACCGAGTGATCGGAGAGCGGCAACGGTGCGAGCCCGCCACGGCCAGAGACCATCGGATCGTCCGTCGCGCAGTTGGTGAGCCAGAACATCCGCGTATCTGAGGGACGTCGCAACGCTGAAGCCGGTTCCAGGATGCATCAGTCCTGCTCGCGCACCGAACCGTAGTGGGTCCGATGCGCGGGAACTTCCAGGACTATGCGGTGGTTCGACCGCGAAGCGCACCCTCTCGACGTCCGAGTGCGGTGGAACGATTACGCGCCTTTCGCGTAGTCGGCGAAGGAGGCGAGAAGTCAGCTCCGGAATCGGAATGGGAGGCCGGCCTACCAGGCATGTCTCCTCGAGCAGGTAGGCGTCCGGTCCGAGCGGAACGCCATATAGGAAGGACGGCGGCGCAGAGGGTAACGTGCCGTTGTCCCGGCGCCAGTCCATGAACACCGCATTCTCACCGCATAGTGCTTGGGCGGCGACGTCGGGTTGCACGACGATTCCATACGCCGTCTGCTGAGCAAGGCCGTGGCTGTCCCCGGTTCCGCGAGCATCGACCACCGCGCGAGCGTTGAGAATGGAGCCGTCGGCGAGGCGGACGCAGGTGGGGGAGAGGTTTACTGCTCTACCAGAGACAACCGTGCCCGAGTCTTTCATGAGTAGTGAGCGCAGTGCTGATGTGTCCAAGACACAGTAGGTGCGATCGATCGTGTGCCGCCGCGTGGTCCAGGCAGTCGGTCTGGCAACGCTCGAGGCGATAGTGCGGCGTGGGAGCCAGTCGGGGAGTTCGTCCTCCCACGCCGCATACGTCGCCTTCCAAGGTCGTCGGGGGAGCGGATCGACCGAGGCCACCGATAACCCGAGTGCGGTGGAGCGGTGAGCGAGTGCGCGGCCCGCCGGCCCGAGGCCGACGATCACGACGTCCCAGACGTGTGATGGCACGCGAGTCGTCACGTCGCCAGCCTTTCACACCTGCACTCGTTCCGGGATCGGCCCCCGACGGAATGGCTGGAGTTACCGAATCGGGGGCCGGTCGGGTTCGAAAACATCGTCAGTTGAAGTTGCGGGCGATGACTTCCTCCACCAGGGCCGCTGAAGGGAAGTCCGCGAATACGATCCCGGTGCGGCCGGTGCCGGAGTCGCGTAGGTAGTCTTCCGTGCGGGGGACTATGCCGGTGACGTTCCGGGTCCCCTTTGCCACAGTCATCGGTAGTACGCCATCGATAATTGCTCCGAGATCCTCGCCGCTGGTCGCGTTCAGTCCATTGACGAACATCGTCTGCATCGAGCCTTGTTCGGCCTTCTCGAACTGGTCGCGGACCTTCTCCCATTTCGTGTCGATGTCGTCGAGGCTGGGGAGGAGGTAGTCGTCCTGGATGTCCATGTTGCGCCCCCACCGGGGCCCGTAGACACCATCGGCGCTGAAGTTCTGCAGAATGACGACTTGGCCGCGGATCTCACCTAGATCTGGGATCGCGCCGTCGTAGTCAGCGGGTGGTGTCCACAGGTATTCGCTCAGCAGGTCACGTGTGTCGGGGTTGTCGTGGATGTACCAGTTCAACGTGTCCTCGTACGAGCGGGTGTTCTCGGCGTCCTTGTACTCCTTCTGCATCCGCATGAACACGGTCTCGCTCGGATTCTCGCGCAGGAATTCGCTGACCGTGCTCACGACGTCGGCGAAGTCGGCCTGCAGGTACTCGATGCCGTGGTGGATCGGAAACTCGTCCTGGTAGTGCCGGGTGCGGATGTCGAGCACCCGTATCCCGGCGTTGAGTTGAGTGGCGAGATCGAAGTCCTGAGTGGCGCCGATGAGTGAGGCGCTGTAGGCCATGGTGTCGTGGGTGCCCGGTAGGGACAGTTCTGTCGGGTTGGCCGAATCGGGAAGATCTCCCATCCAGTCGGGCGCAGACATGCTGTCGAGGTCGTCGCTCCCCATACTGCCGGCAACGAAATCGCTGCTGCCGAAGCTCGATGACGCCGCTGATGCTGTGGCGGGGTTCATTAAAGCCATCAACAGCATCAGACTCAGGGCAAGTGCCCGCAGCACACTACGGCGCCCGGGAAGGGTGGTGTTGGTCAACGCGGTCTCCTTTTGAGGGGCATACGCACTCACAAACTGCGATGCCCGAAATACGAACGGCCCACTATTGCAGGAAGCAAGCCGCAGAGGGACTGTTTCGATGTATTGCGTCTCGGCTCGGTCGGGGGGAACTCGGAGTGTGGCTCTCACGCTCGACTAGTCGAAATTGCGGGCGATGATCGCTTCGACCATTTTTGCGGTGGGGAAGTCGGCCATCACGATGCCGGTGCGGCCGGTGCCGGTCTCACGTAGATAGTCTTCCGTGCGGGGGACTATCCCGGTGACCTTCCGGGTTCCCTTCGCGACAGTCATCGGCAGTACGCCATCGAGAATCGCGCCGAGATCCTCCCCGCTGGTCGCATTCAGGCCATTGATGAACAGCGTGTCCATCGAGCCTTCCGCGGCTTTCTCGAAGTGTGCGCGGACCTTCTGCCATTTCGTCTCGATCTCGTCGAGGGTCGGCAGGATCCAGTCGTTCTGGCTGTCCCGCTTGCCGCCGCGGGGCCCGTAGACGTTCTCGGCAGTGAAGTTCTGCATGATGACGAACTGGCCGCGGATCTCACCCAGGTCCGGGATTGTGTTGTCGTAGTCGGCGGGTGGCGTCCACAGGTATTCGGCCAGCAGGTCACGAGTGTCGGGGTTGTCGTGGATGTACCAGTTCAACGTGTCCTCGTACGACCTCGTGTTCCTGGTCTCGGTGTACTCCTTCTGTATGTTCATGAGCACGGTCTCGCTCGGATTGTCGCGCAAGAATTCACTGACCGTCCGCACGACATCGGCGAAGTCGGCCTGCAAGTACTCGATGCCGTGGTGGATCGGAAACTCGTCCCGGAAGTGTCGGGTCCGGATGTCGAGCACTCGGACACCGGCGTTGAGTTGGGTCGCGAGATCGTAGTCCTGGGTGGCACCGATGAGTGTGGCGCTGTAGGCCATGGTGTCGTGGGTGCCCACCAGGGACAGTTCGGTCGGGTTGACGGAATCGGGTAGATCTCGCATCCAGGCCGGCTCGGACAGGGCGTCGAGGCCGCCGCGGCCCATGCTGCCGGCAACGAAATCGCTGCTCCCGAAGCTCGATGAGGTTGCCGAGGCTGTGGCGGAAAGCATGGGAACCGACAGCACTACCGGGCTCAGGGCAAGTGCCCGCAGCACGCTCCGGCGTCCGAGACGGTCGGTGTCGGTCAATGTAAGTCTCCTCGTCGTATCACGTACCCGCCCGAGGTCCATCCCCGCCGGATTGCAAAGAGCACAATATGGCAGGGAATGTGATGTGGTGGAGCGGGTTCGGCAAAATATAGCCGCCACCGCGTTGCGGGCGAGGGACCGGGTCCGTCACTGCAGGCGGGAAGTCGCAGCGGAGGTGGGCTCGAGATTGGCCGTTTACTTATCTTCTTGATCGCGGGCGCGACCGTCGGATCAAACAGTCTCGGCCTCGGACGGAACGCCCGGAAATGCAGAACTATTTTGAGAGCGTTCGGGGCCGACCCGCAACATCGCATCGCGGTGAATCGTCTCAGCCTAGAGTTCGACGCAGGAGGCGCTACTGGGGCGAGGCGGGGGGGGGCGATCCGCGGACCTACGAATCGCATATGGGGGACAGTGTCTCCCGGGCTGCCTGCTATATGAGTAGGGGAGTGGATGCGGCGATTGCCAGGGCGCTGCCACGGGGGATCGAGCCAATTCGCGGACTGCTACTTGCGGTTCCGTGATCGAGGGATCGCAATACGGTGTGTCGACTCGGGCCGTGACGGAACAGCATAATTGCCCGAACTAAAAGGGCAGCGCGCCCAATCCGCACAAGTCCCCAGAAACCTCGTCACGTCACCAACACGTTCCAACAAACGATCAAGCCATGACGATCGCGGCGGCACCGACGCGCAGTTCGTGGCCCCGGTTCGTGGGGAGAGGCTCGAGCCGGGCGGACCTTCTGTGGTCTGGAAGCTGGTGATCGGGGCTTGGGTCAGGCGAGGTGTTGGTTCTCGATTAATGGCCATGCGGTGGAGGCCTGCTTGACGTATAGCGGTATTACCAGTAAGACCTAAATTGTTCTGTCGTGGGTGTACCGCCCAGTCCATCGCTCGCCGAGCGGGCATGTCTACGAAACGAGGTGCGCATGAATATCCCTGCTGGACTTGGCGTCGCAGTCACCGGAGGTGTAGGAGATATCGGCCGAGCGATTGCGGCTCTGCTGCTTGACTGTGGTGCGCAGGTGACGTTGCTCGATATTGCGACAGACGATCAGGCTGCTGCGGTGGTCGATAGTTTCGGCGCGCCCGGGAAGGTGTGCTACCGGCGGATGGACGTGCGCGATCCCGACGCCGTTGCAGCGACGCTGGCGTCGATCGATCCGCTGGATGTGGTGGTGAGCAACGCTGCGATCGTAGAGTCCGCTCCCTTTCTCGAGATCACCCCGAAACAGTGGAATTCCCAACTCGAGTCGAACCTGACGGGTTGTTTCAACGTGGGGCAATCTGCGGCGCGCATCATGCTCGACCGGGGCAAGCCGGGCCGAATCGTGTTGACCTCATCCTTTATTCAGGAGATGCCGTGGCCCGAGGTGGCCGCGTACTCGGTCACCAAGGCTGGTGTACGAATGCTTACCCGTTGCATGGCGGCGGAGTTGGCCGAGCATGGAATCCTCGTCAATGCTGTGGCCCCGGGGATCGTCTACGCGGGAATGGCCAAGCGGCAGTTGGAGACCGAACCGCAGTACGCTGCGCGGGTAGCCACAGCCGTTCCGCTGGGTCGACTGCAGACTGCTGAACAGGTGGCACGTTCCGTCGGGGTGTTGTGCTCCGATGCCGGCGACTACATGACAGGTAGCGTGTTGCTCGCCGATGGGGGCGCATCACTGCGCGTCCCACAAGCCGCAACGGTGGCCTCCGAGGATTCGTGATCGGGATCGAAAGGCAACATTGCGCTTGGGTGGGTACCATCGGCTCCGCTTCTGATCGCGACATCCCATAGGAGATCGGGCGGATTGGTCCACGGGCAGTCTCAAACGGGCCTGCGGATCCAGTCTGCTGCCGCTATGGTCATACCGGTCTATCCTTGTGGCCTCACCGAGGAAGGGTTTCCCCACCATGGCATCTCCGTCTGCGCCGAATGGCGCCGCGCGGGTACCGTATTTCACCCAGGAGCAGGTGCTCAGTCAGATCGAGCAGCGAATTCTCAGCGGCACCCTTGCGGTTGGTGACCGACTACCGTCGGAGCGTGCCCTGTGCACCGAGTACAAGGTGAGTCGCCCCGTAATCCGGGAGGTGCTGCGGGGTTTGCAGGAGCGTGGCTACATCGACGTATTTCCTGGCCGCGGGTCGTTCGTGCGCGAAGTGGCCCCCAGCGATCTTGCGCGGCCGCTGGCGCGTATGGCGCAGCGCAGCAACGTCACTGCCCGGCATCTGGTGTCCGCACGCACGATGCTCGAATGTGAGGCGGCCGCGATGGCTGCAAAGAATGGCAGCGACGAACAGGTCGCTGTGATCGGGGATGCCCTGCACCGGCACCAAGCCGCCCGGATCCTGCCCGAGATGGCGCGTACCGATCTCGAATTCCACGAGGCGGTAGCGCAGGCCAGCACGAACCCGGTGATCGCTGTGATGTTCGGGGCCATCCGTTCCCTGGTGTACGGGCTGATGCTGCGCAGTCTCAGCGACCGGAAAGTCACGCAGGCCGGCGATCCCTGGCACGTTGCCATCTACGACGCGATCGCAGCAAGGGACGCGGACAAGGCACGTGCGGCCATGGCCGAGCACCTACGGCTCGCGCTGGACTATTACGGCGAAGACCTGGACCTTCCGCTCGACGATGTGCTGACCGCCTGGGGTATCGACGTCTCTCGGATCGATCACGACCTCGCCTAGTCGGGGAAGGCTCCTTCGGATGCCCGTTTGTTGCCCGCTGATCCGGTACTGACATTCGAAGTATTGACAGTGGCGAGCCAATAGTCACACAATAGTGGTCAGACCAGTAAGACCAAATGTCCTTTGTTGGTCAGTTCACAGGATTGTTGAACGTGGCCGGCCTCGACTCCCATCAGCGTGGATGGTCACCGTTCTCTGCGCGAGCTTCCGGCTGTTCCGCGCCCCGCTGATCGAGGCAACAGCGAGGACTGCGACATCATCTGTCGCGCACCGGAAGGAACTCAACGGCAGTGAAGATCGAGGACGTCCAGGTCATCGTCACCAGCCCGACTCGCAACTTCGTGACCCTCAAGATTACGACCTCCGATGGCGTTGTCGGCCTCGGCGACGCCACACTCAACGGCCGCGAGTTGGCCGTCTCGTCCTACCTGCGGGACCATGTCGGACCACT
It encodes:
- the sufC gene encoding Fe-S cluster assembly ATPase SufC, producing the protein MSAPDASTPETSVLEIRDLHVDVANTDENADAIKILKGVNLTVRSGETHAIMGPNGSGKSTLSYAIAGHPKYRITSGSITLNGEDVLEMSVDERARAGLFLAMQYPVEVPGVSMSNFLRTAATAVRGEAPKLRHWVKEVKEALTELDIDPSFGDRSVNEGFSGGEKKRHEILQLGLLKPKIAILDETDSGLDVDALRVVSEGVNRYKERQHGGVLLITHYTRILRYIAPDHVHVFVDGRIIESGGPELADELETNGYERFTQAAATQGV
- a CDS encoding cysteine desulfurase — its product is MTTSARVLDVTRIRADFPILARTVRDGKPLVYLDSGATSQRPNQVLDAEREFLTTCNAAVHRGAHQLAEEATEAYENARAAIASFVGADSDELVFTKNATEALNLVTHVFADDRFDKHLGPGDEIVITELEHHANLVPWQELARSTGATLRWYGVTDDGRIDLDSLELTDATKVVAFSHQSNVTGAVAPVEELVRRAHAVGALVVLDACQSVPHMPVDFHGLDVDFAAFSGHKMLGPSGVGVLYGRRELLDAMPPFITGGSMIETVTMEGTTYAPPPQRFEAGVPMTSQVIGLAAAVRYLEEVGMDAVAAHEHTLVEAALAALGAIDGVRIIGPTTAVDRGGAVSFVVDGIHAHDLGQILDDEGVAIRVGHHCAWPLHRRFGVAATARASFALYNTVDEVEALAAAVRRAQKFFGVVPS
- the sufU gene encoding Fe-S cluster assembly sulfur transfer protein SufU — its product is MRMEQMYQEVILDHYKHPHGRGLREPYGAEVHHVNPTCGDEVTLRVHLADDGTVADVSYDGQGCSISQASTSVLTDQVVGVPVEQALQTVAAFSEMVSSRGTVEGDEDVLGDGIAFIGVSKYPARVKCALLGWMAFKDAVVQIVDGRDDRDDTDVEEQDSAARTDDGRPVRIGGQKS
- a CDS encoding metal-sulfur cluster assembly factor, which translates into the protein MSETQSPEAEVPEAAVAAAQEQATTDQAETTAVPGAILDQERLEELEEAMRDVVDPELGINVVDLGLVYGITEHEDVVTLDMTLTSAACPLTDVIEDQAHGALVRSGLCTEMKINWVWLPPWGPDKITDDGREQLRALGFTV
- the ku gene encoding non-homologous end joining protein Ku; its protein translation is MRSIWKGSIAFGLVNVPVKVYSATEDHDIKFHQVHAKDGGRIKYNRVCTECGNIVQYADIDKAYDSDDGVRVVLTDDDFGKLPAAEKHEIPVLQFVPTEQIDPILFEKSYFLEPDSSSPRAYALLATALAKSDRTALVHFTLRQRTRLAAMRSRDGVLVIQTLLWPDEVRAAEFPSLENVEQPKAKELAMAETLVDSMAEDFAPTEFTDEYQTQLRALLDEMISSGGKKVIPVSHVGTAGEDAEVVDLVAALQRSVAAAGKKAAPAKKKAADTAAKKRTSKSAGSERKRA
- a CDS encoding lycopene cyclase family protein, which gives rise to MTTRVPSHVWDVVIVGLGPAGRALAHRSTALGLSVASVDPLPRRPWKATYAAWEDELPDWLPRRTIASSVARPTAWTTRRHTIDRTYCVLDTSALRSLLMKDSGTVVSGRAVNLSPTCVRLADGSILNARAVVDARGTGDSHGLAQQTAYGIVVQPDVAAQALCGENAVFMDWRRDNGTLPSAPPSFLYGVPLGPDAYLLEETCLVGRPPIPIPELTSRLLRRLRERRVIVPPHSDVERVRFAVEPPHSPGSSRASDPLRFGARAGLMHPGTGFSVATSLRYADVLAHQLRDGRSDGLWPWRARTVAALRSLGLRVLLNLDAEQVPEFFEHFFDLPIRLQAAYLSDRANPRGTAAAMRRMFSASSNEIRGVILSSALRPRNSMN
- a CDS encoding phosphatidylinositol-specific phospholipase C, whose protein sequence is MTNTTLPGRRSVLRALALSLMLLMALMNPATASAASSSFGSSDFVAGSMGSDDLDSMSAPDWMGDLPDSANPTELSLPGTHDTMAYSASLIGATQDFDLATQLNAGIRVLDIRTRHYQDEFPIHHGIEYLQADFADVVSTVSEFLRENPSETVFMRMQKEYKDAENTRSYEDTLNWYIHDNPDTRDLLSEYLWTPPADYDGAIPDLGEIRGQVVILQNFSADGVYGPRWGRNMDIQDDYLLPSLDDIDTKWEKVRDQFEKAEQGSMQTMFVNGLNATSGEDLGAIIDGVLPMTVAKGTRNVTGIVPRTEDYLRDSGTGRTGIVFADFPSAALVEEVIARNFN
- a CDS encoding phosphatidylinositol-specific phospholipase C; translated protein: MTDTDRLGRRSVLRALALSPVVLSVPMLSATASATSSSFGSSDFVAGSMGRGGLDALSEPAWMRDLPDSVNPTELSLVGTHDTMAYSATLIGATQDYDLATQLNAGVRVLDIRTRHFRDEFPIHHGIEYLQADFADVVRTVSEFLRDNPSETVLMNIQKEYTETRNTRSYEDTLNWYIHDNPDTRDLLAEYLWTPPADYDNTIPDLGEIRGQFVIMQNFTAENVYGPRGGKRDSQNDWILPTLDEIETKWQKVRAHFEKAAEGSMDTLFINGLNATSGEDLGAILDGVLPMTVAKGTRKVTGIVPRTEDYLRETGTGRTGIVMADFPTAKMVEAIIARNFD
- a CDS encoding SDR family NAD(P)-dependent oxidoreductase, producing the protein MNIPAGLGVAVTGGVGDIGRAIAALLLDCGAQVTLLDIATDDQAAAVVDSFGAPGKVCYRRMDVRDPDAVAATLASIDPLDVVVSNAAIVESAPFLEITPKQWNSQLESNLTGCFNVGQSAARIMLDRGKPGRIVLTSSFIQEMPWPEVAAYSVTKAGVRMLTRCMAAELAEHGILVNAVAPGIVYAGMAKRQLETEPQYAARVATAVPLGRLQTAEQVARSVGVLCSDAGDYMTGSVLLADGGASLRVPQAATVASEDS
- a CDS encoding FadR/GntR family transcriptional regulator, giving the protein MASPSAPNGAARVPYFTQEQVLSQIEQRILSGTLAVGDRLPSERALCTEYKVSRPVIREVLRGLQERGYIDVFPGRGSFVREVAPSDLARPLARMAQRSNVTARHLVSARTMLECEAAAMAAKNGSDEQVAVIGDALHRHQAARILPEMARTDLEFHEAVAQASTNPVIAVMFGAIRSLVYGLMLRSLSDRKVTQAGDPWHVAIYDAIAARDADKARAAMAEHLRLALDYYGEDLDLPLDDVLTAWGIDVSRIDHDLA